In Aquipuribacter nitratireducens, the following proteins share a genomic window:
- a CDS encoding ParA family protein, with amino-acid sequence MPRVLAVANQKGGVAKTTTAAALSTAFAQAGRRVLLVDLDPQACLTFALGVDADEVVTSSAEVLLGAPLEDAVVRTAEDVDLLPATLELAATDAALVARPDREAALRDALAPVADRYDDVVVDCSPTLGVLTLAALAAADEVLVPLAAEMLGHRAVGQLLDTAEDVRRGVNPGLVVVGLLPTMVDLRTSHAREVVEDLSGRYGLPVLGPVPRSVRVAEAPVRGRSVLTTSPRSRASLAYREVATELLHGR; translated from the coding sequence GTGCCGAGGGTGCTGGCGGTGGCGAACCAGAAGGGCGGCGTGGCGAAGACCACGACCGCTGCGGCGTTGTCGACGGCGTTCGCGCAGGCCGGTCGCCGGGTGCTCCTCGTCGACCTCGACCCGCAGGCGTGTCTCACCTTCGCCCTCGGTGTCGACGCCGACGAGGTCGTGACGAGCAGCGCCGAGGTCCTCCTCGGTGCTCCGCTGGAGGACGCCGTCGTCCGCACGGCCGAGGACGTCGACCTGCTGCCCGCCACGCTCGAGCTGGCCGCGACCGACGCCGCCCTCGTCGCGCGCCCCGACCGCGAGGCGGCGCTGCGGGACGCGCTGGCCCCGGTCGCCGACCGCTACGACGACGTCGTTGTCGACTGCTCGCCCACCCTGGGCGTGCTCACGCTCGCGGCGCTCGCGGCCGCGGACGAGGTGCTCGTCCCGCTGGCCGCCGAGATGCTCGGGCACCGCGCCGTCGGACAGCTCCTCGACACGGCCGAGGACGTGCGGCGGGGCGTCAACCCCGGTCTCGTCGTCGTCGGGCTCCTGCCCACCATGGTCGACCTGCGGACCTCGCACGCCCGTGAGGTCGTCGAGGACCTGTCGGGCCGCTACGGGCTGCCCGTGCTCGGTCCCGTCCCGCGCTCGGTGCGCGTGGCGGAGGCCCCGGTCCGCGGCCGGTCCGTCCTCACGACGTCACCCCGCTCGCGCGCCTCCCTCGCCTACCGCGAGGTCGCGACCGAGCTGCTGCACGGCCGCTGA
- a CDS encoding DEAD/DEAH box helicase, with translation MTDTTSLPTGTPVVEAPPVPAGQTFADFGVQPEICDALAAAGITHPFPIQAMTLPVALDGADIIGQAKTGTGKTLGFGVPLVQRVVGPGEAGFDDLPTPGAPQALVVAPTRELALQVAGDLTTAASRRPVRVTVIFGGRAYEPQIEALRRGVEIVVGTPGRLIDLANQGHLDLGSARHVVLDEADEMLDLGFLPDVERILSRTPAGRQTMLFSATMPSAVVSLARQYMTQPTHIRAHDPDDDGATVKLVKQHAYRTHPMDRIECLARLLQADGRGLTIVFTRTRRNASKVADELVTRGFAAAAIHGDLGQGAREQALRAFRHGKVDVLIATDVAARGIDVEDVTHVVNYECPDDARTYVHRIGRTGRAGNAGTAVTFVEWADVVRWQVIAREVGIPADEPAETYSTSPHLFTDLGIPEGTKGRLPRAARTRAGLEAEELEDVEGPRSGGRGRGGRDGAPRGGAPRGGASRGGSGDGRRESSREGAAGDGAPQPRRRRRRSSETVVVEVPETGSGPEGSEAVPARRKRRRRRGGGGSAADGRAPQQDVTTPA, from the coding sequence GTGACTGACACGACCTCCCTCCCGACCGGCACCCCTGTCGTCGAGGCGCCTCCCGTCCCCGCCGGCCAGACGTTCGCCGACTTCGGTGTCCAGCCCGAGATCTGCGACGCGCTCGCCGCCGCCGGCATCACCCACCCCTTCCCGATCCAGGCGATGACCCTCCCGGTCGCCCTCGACGGCGCCGACATCATCGGGCAGGCCAAGACCGGCACGGGAAAGACCCTCGGCTTCGGCGTCCCCCTCGTGCAGCGGGTCGTGGGGCCGGGCGAGGCGGGCTTCGACGACCTGCCCACCCCCGGCGCGCCGCAGGCGCTCGTCGTCGCCCCCACGCGCGAGCTCGCGCTGCAGGTCGCGGGCGACCTCACGACCGCCGCGAGCCGCCGCCCCGTGCGGGTCACCGTCATCTTCGGCGGGCGCGCGTACGAGCCGCAGATCGAGGCGCTGCGCCGCGGCGTCGAGATCGTCGTCGGCACACCCGGCCGGCTCATCGACCTCGCGAACCAGGGTCACCTCGACCTCGGCTCCGCGCGCCACGTCGTCCTCGACGAGGCCGACGAGATGCTCGACCTCGGCTTCCTGCCGGACGTCGAGCGCATCCTCTCCCGCACCCCCGCGGGCCGGCAGACCATGCTGTTCAGCGCGACCATGCCGTCCGCGGTCGTCTCGCTCGCGCGGCAGTACATGACGCAGCCGACGCACATCCGCGCCCACGACCCCGACGACGACGGCGCGACCGTCAAGCTCGTGAAGCAGCACGCGTACCGCACGCACCCGATGGACCGCATCGAGTGCCTCGCGCGGCTGCTGCAGGCCGACGGCCGGGGCCTCACCATCGTCTTCACCCGGACCCGTCGCAACGCCTCGAAGGTCGCCGACGAGCTCGTCACGCGCGGCTTCGCCGCGGCCGCGATCCACGGCGACCTCGGCCAGGGCGCCCGCGAGCAGGCGCTGCGCGCGTTCCGCCACGGCAAGGTCGACGTCCTCATCGCGACCGACGTCGCCGCCCGCGGCATCGACGTCGAGGACGTCACCCACGTCGTCAACTACGAGTGCCCCGACGACGCCCGCACGTACGTCCACCGCATCGGCCGGACCGGACGCGCCGGCAACGCCGGCACCGCCGTCACGTTCGTCGAGTGGGCGGACGTGGTCCGCTGGCAGGTCATCGCCCGCGAGGTCGGCATCCCCGCCGACGAGCCCGCCGAGACGTACAGCACCTCCCCCCACCTCTTCACCGACCTCGGCATCCCCGAGGGCACGAAGGGTCGGCTCCCCCGCGCGGCGCGCACCCGGGCCGGGCTCGAGGCGGAGGAGCTGGAGGACGTCGAGGGCCCTCGCTCGGGCGGACGCGGCCGAGGCGGCCGCGACGGCGCGCCCCGCGGTGGTGCGCCCCGCGGCGGTGCGTCCCGGGGCGGGTCGGGAGACGGCAGGCGCGAGTCGTCCCGCGAGGGTGCCGCCGGTGACGGCGCACCGCAGCCGCGTCGTCGCCGACGCCGCAGCTCGGAGACGGTGGTCGTCGAGGTGCCGGAGACCGGCAGCGGCCCCGAGGGGTCCGAGGCGGTCCCTGCCCGACGCAAGCGGCGTCGTCGCCGTGGGGGCGGCGGTTCCGCGGCGGACGGTCGGGCACCGCAGCAGGACGTCACGACACCGGCCTGA
- a CDS encoding ferritin-like fold-containing protein translates to MAPDDESTPAAEPGSRDAVVDLLGALAYGELTAFSRLAGDAELAPSLRDKVALAQVAAVELRHYEQLAERIGELGGDPHDAMAPFVAPVDAFHDRTAPNDWLEGLVKAYVGDGVAMDFYREVAAYVDTDTRALVETVLADQGHTDVVAAAVRGAVERDARLAGRLALWARRLVGEALSQAQRVAVDRDGLAGLLVGTETAPGADLAEIGRMFARIMERHGERMARLGLAP, encoded by the coding sequence ATGGCGCCCGACGACGAGTCCACGCCGGCAGCGGAGCCCGGGTCCCGGGACGCGGTCGTCGACCTGCTGGGGGCGCTGGCCTACGGCGAGCTCACCGCGTTCAGCCGCCTCGCGGGGGACGCCGAGCTCGCCCCGAGCCTGCGCGACAAGGTCGCGCTCGCGCAGGTCGCGGCGGTCGAGCTGCGGCACTACGAGCAGCTGGCGGAGCGCATCGGCGAGCTCGGCGGCGACCCGCACGACGCGATGGCGCCCTTCGTCGCGCCGGTCGACGCCTTCCACGACCGGACCGCCCCGAACGACTGGCTCGAGGGGCTCGTCAAGGCGTACGTCGGCGACGGGGTCGCGATGGACTTCTACCGCGAGGTCGCCGCGTACGTGGACACCGACACCCGCGCGCTGGTCGAGACGGTGCTCGCCGACCAGGGGCACACCGACGTCGTCGCCGCGGCCGTGCGCGGTGCCGTCGAGCGCGACGCACGTCTCGCCGGCCGCCTCGCGCTGTGGGCCCGCCGCCTGGTCGGGGAGGCCCTGAGCCAGGCGCAGCGCGTCGCGGTGGACCGGGACGGTCTCGCGGGGCTGCTCGTCGGCACCGAGACCGCACCCGGGGCCGACCTCGCGGAGATCGGTCGCATGTTCGCCCGCATCATGGAGCGGCACGGCGAGCGCATGGCCCGCCTGGGCCTGGCCCCCTGA
- a CDS encoding DUF3107 domain-containing protein: protein MQVKIGVRNAPREIVLETEKSPEEISKAVAAALSGPVLELVDDKGRRVIVPTEALAYVETGATEVRSVGFGTTGA from the coding sequence GTGCAGGTCAAGATCGGCGTCCGCAACGCCCCCCGCGAGATCGTCCTGGAGACCGAGAAGTCGCCGGAGGAGATCTCGAAGGCCGTGGCCGCCGCCCTGTCCGGGCCGGTGCTCGAGCTCGTCGACGACAAGGGCCGTCGCGTCATCGTCCCGACGGAGGCCCTCGCCTACGTCGAGACCGGCGCCACCGAGGTCCGCAGCGTCGGGTTCGGCACCACCGGCGCCTGA
- a CDS encoding TetR/AcrR family transcriptional regulator encodes MTSAAAADPPGTPDAVRGTRLSRPARRRQLLGAAQAVFVANGYHATAMDEIADRAQVSKPVLYQHFPSKLELYLAVLDGLVEHLVEAVSAALEATHDNKQRVAGVTAAFFSFVDTEGEAFRLVFESDLTSEPLVQQRVARMTAACAAPISTVIAEDTGLPREEARMLGIALVGQAQVTARWWLSNGRPIPREDAARLVSSLSWRGIRGFPKSVA; translated from the coding sequence ATGACGAGCGCCGCCGCCGCCGACCCGCCGGGCACCCCGGACGCGGTGCGCGGCACGCGGTTGTCGCGACCGGCCCGCCGCCGGCAGCTGCTCGGGGCCGCGCAGGCGGTCTTCGTCGCCAACGGCTACCACGCGACGGCGATGGACGAGATCGCCGACCGCGCGCAGGTGTCGAAGCCCGTCCTCTACCAGCACTTCCCGAGCAAGCTCGAGCTGTACCTCGCGGTGCTCGACGGCCTCGTCGAACACCTCGTCGAGGCGGTGAGCGCCGCCCTGGAGGCCACGCACGACAACAAGCAGCGGGTGGCCGGTGTGACGGCGGCGTTCTTCTCCTTCGTCGACACCGAGGGCGAGGCGTTCCGGCTCGTCTTCGAGTCCGACCTCACGAGCGAGCCGCTCGTGCAGCAGCGGGTGGCGCGGATGACCGCCGCGTGCGCGGCCCCCATCAGCACCGTCATCGCCGAGGACACCGGCCTGCCGCGTGAGGAGGCCCGGATGCTCGGCATCGCGCTCGTGGGGCAGGCGCAGGTGACGGCGCGGTGGTGGCTGAGCAACGGCCGACCGATTCCCCGCGAGGACGCGGCCCGGCTCGTGTCGTCGTTGTCGTGGCGCGGCATCCGCGGCTTCCCCAAGTCCGTCGCCTGA